One region of Gossypium raimondii isolate GPD5lz chromosome 6, ASM2569854v1, whole genome shotgun sequence genomic DNA includes:
- the LOC105774201 gene encoding probable purine permease 10 isoform X1, whose protein sequence is MGEAPEIQLQVLSEDEKLNEDSVEQQTNGNQSTTITQQRTYKWWLLMTIYTFFLLSGQSVATLLGRLYYDKGGNSKWLATIVQVVGFPILIPLYYLPSYKSSHTSNITTNPPSLLVLSGMYFGLGLLLAAGCLLYSVGLLYLPVSTYSLICASQLAFNALFSFFFNSQKFTPFIINSLVLLTISSTLLVFQNDSSGSTPVPRAKYVIGFVCTVAASAGYGLMLSLTQLCFQKILKKQSFKAVLDMIIYQSSAATLMISVGLFASGEWKSLGEEMEGFKLGKSAYVNVLVWIAVGWQVFSIGAVGLIFEASSLFSNVISTLGLPIVPVFAMVFFHDPMTGIKVISMLLAIWGFVSYVYQHYLDDRNSDTGKL, encoded by the exons ATGGGGGAAGCTCCAGAAATACAACTTCAGGTCCTGT CTGAGGATGAGAAATTAAATGAAGATTCAGTTGAGCAGCAAACAAATGGAAACCAGTCAACAACAATCACGCAACAAAGAACCTACAAATGGTGGCTACTAATGACAATCTATACATTTTTTCTGCTTTCCGGTCAGTCAGTGGCTACACTTCTTGGAAGATTGTACTATGACAAAGGCGGAAACAGCAAGTGGCTAGCAACCATTGTTCAAGTCGTCGGTTTCCCAATCCTCATTCCCTTATATTACCTTCCATCCTACAAATCCTCACACACTAGCAACATTACAACCAACCCACCCTCTCTTTTAGTTCTTTCAGGCATGTATTTTGGGCTTGGACTACTTTTGGCAGCCGGTTGCTTGTTGTATTCAGTTGGTCTTTTGTATCTCCCGGTCTCCACTTATTCACTCATTTGTGCTTCCCAATTAGCCTTCAATGCCttgttttccttcttctttaacTCACAAAAGTTCACCCCTTTCATAATAAACTCTTTGGTCCTCCTCACAATCTCTTCCACCCTCCTCGTATTCCAAAACGATTCCTCAGGTTCCACACCAGTTCCCAGAGCCAAATATGTGATCGGATTTGTATGCACGGTGGCTGCTTCAGCAGGGTACGGATTGATGTTGTCTCTAACACAACTTTGTTTCCAAAAGATTCTCAAGAAACAATCATTTAAGGCAGTGTTGGACATGATAATCTACCAGTCATCGGCTGCAACTTTGATGATCAGTGTGGGTCTTTTCGCCAGTGGGGAATGGAAGAGTCTGGGCGAAGAAATGGAAGGGTTTAAACTGGGTAAGTCGGCATACGTTAACGTTTTGGTTTGGATTGCTGTAGGGTGGCAAGTTTTCTCGATTGGTGCGGTGGGTTTGATCTTCGAAGCGTCATCGCTTTTCTCAAATGTGATCAGCACGTTGGGACTACCCATTGTTCCAGTGTTTGCGATGGTGTTTTTCCACGATCCAATGACTGGAATTAAGGTCATTTCCATGTTGTTGGCCATATGGGGATTTGTGTCCTATGTTTACCAGCACTATCTTGATGATCGAAACTCTGATACTGGAAAactttaa
- the LOC105774201 gene encoding probable purine permease 10 isoform X2: MTIYTFFLLSGQSVATLLGRLYYDKGGNSKWLATIVQVVGFPILIPLYYLPSYKSSHTSNITTNPPSLLVLSGMYFGLGLLLAAGCLLYSVGLLYLPVSTYSLICASQLAFNALFSFFFNSQKFTPFIINSLVLLTISSTLLVFQNDSSGSTPVPRAKYVIGFVCTVAASAGYGLMLSLTQLCFQKILKKQSFKAVLDMIIYQSSAATLMISVGLFASGEWKSLGEEMEGFKLGKSAYVNVLVWIAVGWQVFSIGAVGLIFEASSLFSNVISTLGLPIVPVFAMVFFHDPMTGIKVISMLLAIWGFVSYVYQHYLDDRNSDTGKL, encoded by the coding sequence ATGACAATCTATACATTTTTTCTGCTTTCCGGTCAGTCAGTGGCTACACTTCTTGGAAGATTGTACTATGACAAAGGCGGAAACAGCAAGTGGCTAGCAACCATTGTTCAAGTCGTCGGTTTCCCAATCCTCATTCCCTTATATTACCTTCCATCCTACAAATCCTCACACACTAGCAACATTACAACCAACCCACCCTCTCTTTTAGTTCTTTCAGGCATGTATTTTGGGCTTGGACTACTTTTGGCAGCCGGTTGCTTGTTGTATTCAGTTGGTCTTTTGTATCTCCCGGTCTCCACTTATTCACTCATTTGTGCTTCCCAATTAGCCTTCAATGCCttgttttccttcttctttaacTCACAAAAGTTCACCCCTTTCATAATAAACTCTTTGGTCCTCCTCACAATCTCTTCCACCCTCCTCGTATTCCAAAACGATTCCTCAGGTTCCACACCAGTTCCCAGAGCCAAATATGTGATCGGATTTGTATGCACGGTGGCTGCTTCAGCAGGGTACGGATTGATGTTGTCTCTAACACAACTTTGTTTCCAAAAGATTCTCAAGAAACAATCATTTAAGGCAGTGTTGGACATGATAATCTACCAGTCATCGGCTGCAACTTTGATGATCAGTGTGGGTCTTTTCGCCAGTGGGGAATGGAAGAGTCTGGGCGAAGAAATGGAAGGGTTTAAACTGGGTAAGTCGGCATACGTTAACGTTTTGGTTTGGATTGCTGTAGGGTGGCAAGTTTTCTCGATTGGTGCGGTGGGTTTGATCTTCGAAGCGTCATCGCTTTTCTCAAATGTGATCAGCACGTTGGGACTACCCATTGTTCCAGTGTTTGCGATGGTGTTTTTCCACGATCCAATGACTGGAATTAAGGTCATTTCCATGTTGTTGGCCATATGGGGATTTGTGTCCTATGTTTACCAGCACTATCTTGATGATCGAAACTCTGATACTGGAAAactttaa